Proteins from a genomic interval of Callospermophilus lateralis isolate mCalLat2 chromosome 1, mCalLat2.hap1, whole genome shotgun sequence:
- the Gorasp1 gene encoding Golgi reassembly-stacking protein 1 isoform X2: protein MVQENSPAQQAGLEPYFDFIITIGHSRLALTCLKGLTWGWGMRAEALVSALLPLQNKENDTLKALLKANVEKPVKLEVFNMKTMKVREVEVVPSNMWGGQGLLGASVRFCSFRRASEHVWHVLDVEPSSPAALAGLRPYTDYVVGSDQILQESEDFFSLIESHEGKPLKLMVYNSESDSCREVTVTPNAAWGGEGSLGCGIGYGYLHRIPTQPSSHKMPPVVPTPGTPPPGAPLPGASLPGIPPPCTPPPGAPPPGALSPDAPLPDAPPPIALPPGAPLPDASQPGAPSPGLTPQDSSGLDLGSRQNDYMEAMLQVPGSLMDGQLPRSGSPSHSAPDFGGLPHSMEISLQPPPPVQRVMDPGFLDVSGISLLDGSNASVWPSLSSSTALTTIANSNIGPEDVGSSSSSHERGGEATWSGSEFEVSFLDSPGVQAQPDHLPQLTLPDSLTSAASPEDGLSAELLEAQAEEEPAVTESADFRAEAEKPASQAQISSPELQPGL from the exons ATG GTGCAGGAGAACTCGCCGGCCCAGCAGGCGGGCCTGGAGCCTTACTTTGACTTCATCATCACCATTGGGCACTCGCGGCTG GCCCTGACTTGTCTGAAGGGACTGACCTGGGGCTGGGGGATGAGGGCTGAGGCCTTGGTGTCAGCCCTGCTGCCCCTGCAGAACAAGGAGAATGACACGCTGAAGGCGCTGTTAAAAGCCAACGTGGAAAAGCCTGTGAAGCTGGAGGTGTTCAACATGAAGACCATGAAGGTGCGCGAGGTAGAAGTGGTGCCCAGCAACATGTGGGGCGGACAGGGCCTGCTGGGCGCCAGTGTGCGCTTCTGCAGCTTCCGCAGGGCCAGTGAGCATGTGTGGCACGTGCTG GATGTGGAACCCTCTTCACCTGCTGCTCTTGCTGGCCTGCGCCCCTACACAGACTATGTGGTTGGCTCAGACCAGATCCTCCAGGAG TCTGAAGACTTCTTTTCTCTCATCGAGTCCCATGAGGGGAAGCCCTTGAAGCTGATGGTTTATAACTCCGAGTCTGACTCCTGCCGGGAGGTGACTGTAACTCCCAACGCAGCCTGGGGTGGAGAGGGCAG TCTAGGGTGTGGCATCGGCTATGGGTATCTACACCGGATCCCCACCCAGCCCTCCAGCCACAAGATGCCACCTGTTGTTCCAACACCTGGCACCCCACCACCTGGTGCCCCACTTCCTGGCGCCTCGCTGCCCGGCATCCCACCACCTTGCACCCCACCACCTGGTGCCCCACCACCCGGCGCCCTGTCACCTGATGCTCCGCTACCTGATGCCCCACCACCTATTGCCCTGCCACCTGGTGCCCCGCTACCTGATGCCTCACAACCTGGTGCCCCATCACCtgggctcacccctcaggactctTCTGGCCTGGACCTAGGTTCCAGGCAGAATGACTACATGGAG GCCATGCTACAAGTACCTGGCTCCCTCATGGATGGACAGCTCCCCAGGTCTGGAAGTCCCAGCCACAGTGCTCCAGACTTTGGGGGACTTCCGCATTCCATGGAGATTTCTCTTCAGCCTCCACCTCCAGTGCAGCGAGTCATGGATCCAG GTTTCCTGGATGTGTCAGGCATTTCCCTCCTGGATGGTAGCAATGCCAGTGTGTGGCCCAGCCTGTCCTCCTCCACAGCGCTGACTACCATAGCCAACTCAAACATAGGACCAGAGGATGTTGGTTCCAGTAGCAGTTCTCATGAGCGGGGTG GTGAGGCCACATGGTCTGGGTCAGAGTTTGAAGTCTCCTTCCTGGATAGTccgggtgtccaggcccagccagACCACCTGCCTCAGCTGACTCTTCCCGACAGCCTCACCTCTGCGGCCTCGCCAGAAGACGGACTGTCTGCTGAGTTGCTAGAAGCTCAGGCTGAGGAGGAGCCTGCAGTCACAGAGAGCGCAGATTTCAGGGCAGAGGCTGAGAAGCCAGCCAGCCAGGCCCAGATATCTTCCCCAGAATTACAACCAGGGCTGTGA
- the Gorasp1 gene encoding Golgi reassembly-stacking protein 1 isoform X3, whose protein sequence is MGLGSSAQQPAGGAEGFHLHGVQENSPAQQAGLEPYFDFIITIGHSRLNKENDTLKALLKANVEKPVKLEVFNMKTMKVREVEVVPSNMWGGQGLLGASVRFCSFRRASEHVWHVLDVEPSSPAALAGLRPYTDYVVGSDQILQESEDFFSLIESHEGKPLKLMVYNSESDSCREVTVTPNAAWGGEGSLGCGIGYGYLHRIPTQPSSHKMPPVVPTPGTPPPGAPLPGASLPGIPPPCTPPPGAPPPGALSPDAPLPDAPPPIALPPGAPLPDASQPGAPSPGLTPQDSSGLDLGSRQNDYMEAMLQVPGSLMDGQLPRSGSPSHSAPDFGGLPHSMEISLQPPPPVQRVMDPGFLDVSGISLLDGSNASVWPSLSSSTALTTIANSNIGPEDVGSSSSSHERGGEATWSGSEFEVSFLDSPGVQAQPDHLPQLTLPDSLTSAASPEDGLSAELLEAQAEEEPAVTESADFRAEAEKPASQAQISSPELQPGL, encoded by the exons GTGCAGGAGAACTCGCCGGCCCAGCAGGCGGGCCTGGAGCCTTACTTTGACTTCATCATCACCATTGGGCACTCGCGGCTG AACAAGGAGAATGACACGCTGAAGGCGCTGTTAAAAGCCAACGTGGAAAAGCCTGTGAAGCTGGAGGTGTTCAACATGAAGACCATGAAGGTGCGCGAGGTAGAAGTGGTGCCCAGCAACATGTGGGGCGGACAGGGCCTGCTGGGCGCCAGTGTGCGCTTCTGCAGCTTCCGCAGGGCCAGTGAGCATGTGTGGCACGTGCTG GATGTGGAACCCTCTTCACCTGCTGCTCTTGCTGGCCTGCGCCCCTACACAGACTATGTGGTTGGCTCAGACCAGATCCTCCAGGAG TCTGAAGACTTCTTTTCTCTCATCGAGTCCCATGAGGGGAAGCCCTTGAAGCTGATGGTTTATAACTCCGAGTCTGACTCCTGCCGGGAGGTGACTGTAACTCCCAACGCAGCCTGGGGTGGAGAGGGCAG TCTAGGGTGTGGCATCGGCTATGGGTATCTACACCGGATCCCCACCCAGCCCTCCAGCCACAAGATGCCACCTGTTGTTCCAACACCTGGCACCCCACCACCTGGTGCCCCACTTCCTGGCGCCTCGCTGCCCGGCATCCCACCACCTTGCACCCCACCACCTGGTGCCCCACCACCCGGCGCCCTGTCACCTGATGCTCCGCTACCTGATGCCCCACCACCTATTGCCCTGCCACCTGGTGCCCCGCTACCTGATGCCTCACAACCTGGTGCCCCATCACCtgggctcacccctcaggactctTCTGGCCTGGACCTAGGTTCCAGGCAGAATGACTACATGGAG GCCATGCTACAAGTACCTGGCTCCCTCATGGATGGACAGCTCCCCAGGTCTGGAAGTCCCAGCCACAGTGCTCCAGACTTTGGGGGACTTCCGCATTCCATGGAGATTTCTCTTCAGCCTCCACCTCCAGTGCAGCGAGTCATGGATCCAG GTTTCCTGGATGTGTCAGGCATTTCCCTCCTGGATGGTAGCAATGCCAGTGTGTGGCCCAGCCTGTCCTCCTCCACAGCGCTGACTACCATAGCCAACTCAAACATAGGACCAGAGGATGTTGGTTCCAGTAGCAGTTCTCATGAGCGGGGTG GTGAGGCCACATGGTCTGGGTCAGAGTTTGAAGTCTCCTTCCTGGATAGTccgggtgtccaggcccagccagACCACCTGCCTCAGCTGACTCTTCCCGACAGCCTCACCTCTGCGGCCTCGCCAGAAGACGGACTGTCTGCTGAGTTGCTAGAAGCTCAGGCTGAGGAGGAGCCTGCAGTCACAGAGAGCGCAGATTTCAGGGCAGAGGCTGAGAAGCCAGCCAGCCAGGCCCAGATATCTTCCCCAGAATTACAACCAGGGCTGTGA
- the Gorasp1 gene encoding Golgi reassembly-stacking protein 1 isoform X4 produces the protein MSLPSVSIWCRRTRRPSRRAWSLTLTSSSPLGTRGWAEALVSALLPLQNKENDTLKALLKANVEKPVKLEVFNMKTMKVREVEVVPSNMWGGQGLLGASVRFCSFRRASEHVWHVLDVEPSSPAALAGLRPYTDYVVGSDQILQESEDFFSLIESHEGKPLKLMVYNSESDSCREVTVTPNAAWGGEGSLGCGIGYGYLHRIPTQPSSHKMPPVVPTPGTPPPGAPLPGASLPGIPPPCTPPPGAPPPGALSPDAPLPDAPPPIALPPGAPLPDASQPGAPSPGLTPQDSSGLDLGSRQNDYMEAMLQVPGSLMDGQLPRSGSPSHSAPDFGGLPHSMEISLQPPPPVQRVMDPGFLDVSGISLLDGSNASVWPSLSSSTALTTIANSNIGPEDVGSSSSSHERGGEATWSGSEFEVSFLDSPGVQAQPDHLPQLTLPDSLTSAASPEDGLSAELLEAQAEEEPAVTESADFRAEAEKPASQAQISSPELQPGL, from the exons ATGTCCCTGCCCTCAGTAAGCATATG GTGCAGGAGAACTCGCCGGCCCAGCAGGCGGGCCTGGAGCCTTACTTTGACTTCATCATCACCATTGGGCACTCGCGGCTG GGCTGAGGCCTTGGTGTCAGCCCTGCTGCCCCTGCAGAACAAGGAGAATGACACGCTGAAGGCGCTGTTAAAAGCCAACGTGGAAAAGCCTGTGAAGCTGGAGGTGTTCAACATGAAGACCATGAAGGTGCGCGAGGTAGAAGTGGTGCCCAGCAACATGTGGGGCGGACAGGGCCTGCTGGGCGCCAGTGTGCGCTTCTGCAGCTTCCGCAGGGCCAGTGAGCATGTGTGGCACGTGCTG GATGTGGAACCCTCTTCACCTGCTGCTCTTGCTGGCCTGCGCCCCTACACAGACTATGTGGTTGGCTCAGACCAGATCCTCCAGGAG TCTGAAGACTTCTTTTCTCTCATCGAGTCCCATGAGGGGAAGCCCTTGAAGCTGATGGTTTATAACTCCGAGTCTGACTCCTGCCGGGAGGTGACTGTAACTCCCAACGCAGCCTGGGGTGGAGAGGGCAG TCTAGGGTGTGGCATCGGCTATGGGTATCTACACCGGATCCCCACCCAGCCCTCCAGCCACAAGATGCCACCTGTTGTTCCAACACCTGGCACCCCACCACCTGGTGCCCCACTTCCTGGCGCCTCGCTGCCCGGCATCCCACCACCTTGCACCCCACCACCTGGTGCCCCACCACCCGGCGCCCTGTCACCTGATGCTCCGCTACCTGATGCCCCACCACCTATTGCCCTGCCACCTGGTGCCCCGCTACCTGATGCCTCACAACCTGGTGCCCCATCACCtgggctcacccctcaggactctTCTGGCCTGGACCTAGGTTCCAGGCAGAATGACTACATGGAG GCCATGCTACAAGTACCTGGCTCCCTCATGGATGGACAGCTCCCCAGGTCTGGAAGTCCCAGCCACAGTGCTCCAGACTTTGGGGGACTTCCGCATTCCATGGAGATTTCTCTTCAGCCTCCACCTCCAGTGCAGCGAGTCATGGATCCAG GTTTCCTGGATGTGTCAGGCATTTCCCTCCTGGATGGTAGCAATGCCAGTGTGTGGCCCAGCCTGTCCTCCTCCACAGCGCTGACTACCATAGCCAACTCAAACATAGGACCAGAGGATGTTGGTTCCAGTAGCAGTTCTCATGAGCGGGGTG GTGAGGCCACATGGTCTGGGTCAGAGTTTGAAGTCTCCTTCCTGGATAGTccgggtgtccaggcccagccagACCACCTGCCTCAGCTGACTCTTCCCGACAGCCTCACCTCTGCGGCCTCGCCAGAAGACGGACTGTCTGCTGAGTTGCTAGAAGCTCAGGCTGAGGAGGAGCCTGCAGTCACAGAGAGCGCAGATTTCAGGGCAGAGGCTGAGAAGCCAGCCAGCCAGGCCCAGATATCTTCCCCAGAATTACAACCAGGGCTGTGA
- the Gorasp1 gene encoding Golgi reassembly-stacking protein 1 isoform X1 encodes MGLGSSAQQPAGGAEGFHLHGVQENSPAQQAGLEPYFDFIITIGHSRLALTCLKGLTWGWGMRAEALVSALLPLQNKENDTLKALLKANVEKPVKLEVFNMKTMKVREVEVVPSNMWGGQGLLGASVRFCSFRRASEHVWHVLDVEPSSPAALAGLRPYTDYVVGSDQILQESEDFFSLIESHEGKPLKLMVYNSESDSCREVTVTPNAAWGGEGSLGCGIGYGYLHRIPTQPSSHKMPPVVPTPGTPPPGAPLPGASLPGIPPPCTPPPGAPPPGALSPDAPLPDAPPPIALPPGAPLPDASQPGAPSPGLTPQDSSGLDLGSRQNDYMEAMLQVPGSLMDGQLPRSGSPSHSAPDFGGLPHSMEISLQPPPPVQRVMDPGFLDVSGISLLDGSNASVWPSLSSSTALTTIANSNIGPEDVGSSSSSHERGGEATWSGSEFEVSFLDSPGVQAQPDHLPQLTLPDSLTSAASPEDGLSAELLEAQAEEEPAVTESADFRAEAEKPASQAQISSPELQPGL; translated from the exons GTGCAGGAGAACTCGCCGGCCCAGCAGGCGGGCCTGGAGCCTTACTTTGACTTCATCATCACCATTGGGCACTCGCGGCTG GCCCTGACTTGTCTGAAGGGACTGACCTGGGGCTGGGGGATGAGGGCTGAGGCCTTGGTGTCAGCCCTGCTGCCCCTGCAGAACAAGGAGAATGACACGCTGAAGGCGCTGTTAAAAGCCAACGTGGAAAAGCCTGTGAAGCTGGAGGTGTTCAACATGAAGACCATGAAGGTGCGCGAGGTAGAAGTGGTGCCCAGCAACATGTGGGGCGGACAGGGCCTGCTGGGCGCCAGTGTGCGCTTCTGCAGCTTCCGCAGGGCCAGTGAGCATGTGTGGCACGTGCTG GATGTGGAACCCTCTTCACCTGCTGCTCTTGCTGGCCTGCGCCCCTACACAGACTATGTGGTTGGCTCAGACCAGATCCTCCAGGAG TCTGAAGACTTCTTTTCTCTCATCGAGTCCCATGAGGGGAAGCCCTTGAAGCTGATGGTTTATAACTCCGAGTCTGACTCCTGCCGGGAGGTGACTGTAACTCCCAACGCAGCCTGGGGTGGAGAGGGCAG TCTAGGGTGTGGCATCGGCTATGGGTATCTACACCGGATCCCCACCCAGCCCTCCAGCCACAAGATGCCACCTGTTGTTCCAACACCTGGCACCCCACCACCTGGTGCCCCACTTCCTGGCGCCTCGCTGCCCGGCATCCCACCACCTTGCACCCCACCACCTGGTGCCCCACCACCCGGCGCCCTGTCACCTGATGCTCCGCTACCTGATGCCCCACCACCTATTGCCCTGCCACCTGGTGCCCCGCTACCTGATGCCTCACAACCTGGTGCCCCATCACCtgggctcacccctcaggactctTCTGGCCTGGACCTAGGTTCCAGGCAGAATGACTACATGGAG GCCATGCTACAAGTACCTGGCTCCCTCATGGATGGACAGCTCCCCAGGTCTGGAAGTCCCAGCCACAGTGCTCCAGACTTTGGGGGACTTCCGCATTCCATGGAGATTTCTCTTCAGCCTCCACCTCCAGTGCAGCGAGTCATGGATCCAG GTTTCCTGGATGTGTCAGGCATTTCCCTCCTGGATGGTAGCAATGCCAGTGTGTGGCCCAGCCTGTCCTCCTCCACAGCGCTGACTACCATAGCCAACTCAAACATAGGACCAGAGGATGTTGGTTCCAGTAGCAGTTCTCATGAGCGGGGTG GTGAGGCCACATGGTCTGGGTCAGAGTTTGAAGTCTCCTTCCTGGATAGTccgggtgtccaggcccagccagACCACCTGCCTCAGCTGACTCTTCCCGACAGCCTCACCTCTGCGGCCTCGCCAGAAGACGGACTGTCTGCTGAGTTGCTAGAAGCTCAGGCTGAGGAGGAGCCTGCAGTCACAGAGAGCGCAGATTTCAGGGCAGAGGCTGAGAAGCCAGCCAGCCAGGCCCAGATATCTTCCCCAGAATTACAACCAGGGCTGTGA